Proteins from a genomic interval of Candidatus Gracilibacteria bacterium:
- a CDS encoding N-acetylmuramoyl-L-alanine amidase: MNSLKPKLALFTLLMLLVPVVEGWGSFSLPSLPVVPEFENGGVRAGTLYGETNLNADILPTASLDGVAPAYEKTTTFLSPILTADFPFDAVEVDWDEFNPQNTAITIELRFQKESGTWTLWQPLSSDEIDYGTLNAEKITPATILLTIERSKALQYRVTLRSDGSTAPQVQNIQFHYIDATSTVSKNPNPETSTQSATSSATPSAPRLTFANDTLDIITREEWGADESWRLSSFYGEADPETPVTEEDIGTEATSTETDRNGDEPTIEELYPEDFAISKTVTKGGDGSTLYWPLEYSKNVKKIVIHHTAGSLTDDPEATIRAIYYYHAVRRGWGDIGYNYIIANGKIYEGRYGGDGVVGGHARGYNTGTIGISVIGNYENDEISYQDLEALSRLIEAKADVYNIDVDGYSKFHGKVIANVLGHRDVASTLCPGANLYAVIPVLREVMAADMDNTETGLIDTTSSSPYAFANSNDYDPFALEPEQETTLTLQVKNIGTETWTSNTYLIANQNPSAEALVRLKKEKTGSLSIATIQEKSVAPGEIATFKIQAQALMNGGFQNFKLTPIFNGKTKTGHYLNLPVYVETPILSYDGAKVTLSKTRVKTGEIFTGTVTIKNTGNVNWTREGSYPMVLATDSNESRKSSFLSGANKTQFATLVEDVVEPGKTGTFKLSLKAPFTGGTYTETLVPVMEGVGGLKGNAISFNVAVYSSGTQATVKAMSEDTIFTPGETKEIWITLENSGAQTWTSAQFSVGKIHHSSIGVTKPALKKNTVAPGSTGDITFSITAPTKPGTYFVYLVPRLNKQNLMSKNIKFQFTVVASGGDVALDSQDIRVKLSFDPAEDGNPVITANGPFEVYVGGKSFLELESGDEVEVRYSEGNYQMVSNAQTWVDDDYPQFIAKNSTTILKIENYENHPSWNASLNDNQFRDTLEIRYDSDESKLIAINELSMKYYLRGVGESTESEPVEKQKAMAVIARTYAQYYIEKDQKFPGKPYQANDDPDVFQKYLGYGYEIRAPHWVEAVTNTQGRVVTYNGILVKTPYFSSTDGTATKSAQEVWGWTDTPYLVSVPDPLCTTSTSFSGHGVGLSGCGATAAANAGKTYVEILKYYYTGVEVGTYASGNGFFPFPRIFLP, encoded by the coding sequence ATGAATTCCCTCAAACCCAAACTCGCACTCTTCACCTTATTGATGTTGCTCGTCCCTGTTGTAGAAGGATGGGGAAGCTTTTCTTTGCCTTCCCTTCCCGTGGTCCCTGAATTTGAGAACGGGGGAGTGCGCGCCGGAACTCTGTATGGGGAAACGAATCTCAATGCCGACATTTTACCCACCGCCTCACTCGATGGCGTTGCGCCCGCTTATGAAAAAACAACCACGTTTTTGTCTCCGATTTTGACCGCAGATTTTCCGTTTGATGCCGTGGAAGTGGATTGGGACGAATTTAACCCTCAAAATACTGCGATCACCATTGAATTGCGCTTTCAAAAAGAATCCGGCACATGGACTTTGTGGCAACCGCTCTCTTCAGACGAAATCGATTATGGAACCCTGAATGCAGAAAAAATAACTCCGGCCACGATTTTATTAACAATTGAACGATCCAAAGCGCTTCAATATCGAGTGACATTAAGGAGTGATGGGTCCACGGCCCCGCAAGTTCAAAACATTCAGTTTCATTATATTGATGCCACTTCAACGGTTTCAAAAAATCCGAATCCTGAAACTTCCACTCAATCTGCAACCTCATCCGCCACTCCCTCGGCCCCGCGTTTAACTTTTGCCAACGACACTCTCGACATCATCACTCGAGAAGAATGGGGCGCGGACGAATCCTGGCGTCTCAGTAGTTTTTATGGAGAAGCAGACCCCGAAACCCCGGTGACCGAAGAAGATATCGGTACGGAAGCCACGTCCACGGAAACCGATCGCAACGGAGATGAGCCCACCATCGAAGAGCTTTATCCCGAAGATTTTGCGATTTCAAAAACCGTGACCAAAGGGGGCGATGGCAGCACCTTGTATTGGCCTCTCGAATATTCAAAAAACGTGAAAAAAATAGTGATTCATCATACCGCAGGCAGTCTCACCGATGATCCCGAAGCCACGATTCGAGCCATTTATTATTATCATGCCGTGCGCCGCGGATGGGGCGACATCGGGTACAATTACATCATTGCGAACGGAAAAATTTATGAAGGACGTTACGGTGGAGACGGTGTGGTTGGAGGTCATGCGCGAGGCTATAACACCGGGACGATCGGGATTTCCGTGATCGGTAATTATGAAAACGATGAAATTTCCTACCAGGACCTTGAGGCCTTGAGTCGCTTGATTGAGGCTAAAGCCGATGTTTACAACATCGATGTGGACGGGTATTCGAAGTTCCACGGAAAAGTGATTGCCAATGTGTTGGGGCATCGCGATGTGGCGAGCACTTTGTGTCCGGGAGCGAATTTATATGCCGTCATTCCGGTTTTGAGAGAAGTGATGGCCGCGGACATGGACAACACGGAAACGGGGTTGATCGACACCACTTCCTCCAGCCCTTACGCCTTTGCCAATAGTAATGATTACGATCCTTTTGCATTGGAGCCGGAACAGGAAACCACCCTGACCTTGCAAGTGAAAAATATTGGCACCGAGACATGGACGAGCAATACGTATTTGATCGCGAATCAAAACCCGAGCGCCGAAGCCTTGGTACGCCTTAAAAAAGAAAAGACCGGTTCGCTCAGCATTGCCACGATTCAAGAAAAAAGTGTGGCCCCGGGAGAAATCGCTACATTTAAAATTCAGGCGCAGGCTTTGATGAATGGCGGATTTCAAAATTTTAAACTCACTCCGATTTTTAACGGAAAAACCAAGACCGGCCATTATTTGAATTTGCCCGTGTATGTCGAGACACCGATTTTATCGTACGATGGGGCGAAAGTAACGCTTTCAAAAACGCGCGTAAAAACCGGGGAAATTTTTACCGGCACCGTGACGATCAAAAATACGGGAAATGTGAATTGGACGCGTGAAGGAAGTTATCCGATGGTTTTGGCCACGGATTCAAATGAGAGTCGAAAGAGTTCTTTTTTGAGCGGCGCAAATAAAACTCAATTCGCAACTTTGGTGGAAGACGTTGTCGAACCCGGGAAAACCGGAACATTCAAGCTTTCACTCAAAGCGCCCTTCACCGGAGGCACCTACACGGAAACCCTAGTCCCTGTCATGGAAGGCGTGGGGGGACTTAAAGGCAATGCCATCAGCTTTAACGTTGCGGTGTACAGCTCGGGCACACAGGCCACGGTCAAGGCCATGAGCGAGGATACGATTTTTACGCCCGGAGAAACCAAAGAAATTTGGATCACACTCGAAAACAGCGGAGCCCAGACATGGACTTCGGCCCAGTTCAGTGTTGGTAAAATTCATCATTCTTCCATCGGTGTGACCAAGCCCGCGTTGAAAAAAAATACCGTGGCTCCCGGCTCAACCGGGGACATCACGTTCTCGATCACCGCTCCCACCAAACCCGGCACTTATTTTGTTTATTTGGTCCCGCGCCTCAATAAGCAAAATCTCATGAGTAAAAATATCAAATTCCAATTCACGGTCGTGGCCTCCGGAGGGGATGTGGCTTTGGACTCGCAAGATATTCGCGTTAAATTGAGTTTTGATCCCGCCGAAGACGGCAATCCCGTGATCACAGCCAACGGCCCGTTTGAGGTTTATGTGGGTGGAAAATCATTTCTCGAACTCGAGTCCGGCGATGAAGTGGAGGTGCGTTATTCGGAGGGAAATTATCAGATGGTGAGCAATGCGCAAACATGGGTGGATGACGATTATCCGCAATTTATAGCGAAAAATTCAACCACTATTTTGAAAATTGAAAATTACGAAAATCATCCATCATGGAACGCGAGTCTCAATGACAATCAATTCCGAGATACGTTGGAAATTCGATACGACAGCGACGAATCAAAGTTGATCGCGATCAACGAACTCTCCATGAAATATTATCTGCGCGGCGTGGGGGAAAGCACGGAAAGTGAGCCCGTGGAAAAACAAAAAGCCATGGCGGTGATCGCCCGAACCTATGCGCAATATTACATTGAAAAAGATCAGAAATTCCCCGGCAAACCGTATCAAGCCAACGACGATCCGGATGTGTTTCAAAAATACCTCGGCTACGGGTATGAAATCCGCGCTCCGCATTGGGTGGAGGCTGTGACCAACACGCAAGGCCGGGTCGTGACGTACAATGGGATTCTCGTAAAAACGCCTTATTTCAGTAGCACGGACGGAACTGCGACCAAGAGCGCCCAAGAGGTGTGGGGTTGGACCGACACGCCGTATTTGGTGAGCGTTCCGGACCCGTTATGCACCACGTCAACGAGTTTCAGCGGGCACGGGGTGGGTTTGAGCGGATGCGGCGCCACTGCCGCCGCCAATGCAGGCAAAACGTATGTGGAAATTTTAAAATACTACTACACCGGGGTGGAAGTTGGGACGTACGCGAGTGGGAATTGATTTTTTCCTTTCCCCCGTATTTTCCTTCCATAA
- the tsaB gene encoding tRNA (adenosine(37)-N6)-threonylcarbamoyltransferase complex dimerization subunit type 1 TsaB has product MLLLCLNTASKQSAIALIENNRVLAENEWVSAANESEKVLPGLEQVLADSGKTWDDLTHMVVVEGPGGYTSLRVGITIANAIAWVKKIPMFNVNVFEVWENRLSKKAQKQPHAIAIAAGRDQWLVKGKIMTLEELKTLGMPCYGEVPDDISGNANAVEMASFGEALVQIDFQNRSTVKSVQPVYTRPPLITGKGLYCGFIKVLTLVINNLLKTNGNLSNFFAASFLESISRTLGESR; this is encoded by the coding sequence ATGCTTCTCCTCTGCCTCAACACCGCGTCCAAACAAAGCGCCATCGCCTTGATCGAAAACAACCGCGTTCTTGCCGAAAACGAATGGGTTTCTGCGGCCAACGAATCGGAAAAAGTTTTGCCCGGCTTGGAGCAAGTGTTGGCGGATTCCGGAAAAACTTGGGACGACCTCACGCACATGGTGGTGGTCGAGGGCCCGGGCGGGTACACGAGTTTGCGCGTGGGCATCACCATCGCGAACGCCATCGCGTGGGTGAAAAAAATCCCGATGTTTAATGTGAATGTATTTGAGGTTTGGGAAAATCGCTTGTCAAAAAAAGCGCAAAAACAACCGCATGCCATCGCCATTGCCGCAGGGAGGGATCAGTGGTTGGTCAAAGGAAAAATTATGACTCTTGAAGAATTAAAAACCCTAGGGATGCCTTGCTATGGCGAAGTCCCGGACGACATTTCAGGGAACGCTAACGCTGTTGAAATGGCGAGTTTTGGAGAAGCCCTGGTTCAGATTGATTTTCAAAATCGCAGCACGGTAAAAAGTGTGCAACCCGTGTACACAAGGCCACCGCTGATCACCGGAAAATGACTTTATTGTTGATTCATTAAAGTCCTAACCCTGGTTATTAATAATCTTTTAAAAACCAATGGTAATTTATCGAATTTTTTTGCCGCTTCTTTTCTGGAATCAATTTCAAGAACGTTGGGGGAGAGCAGATAG
- the rsmI gene encoding 16S rRNA (cytidine(1402)-2'-O)-methyltransferase produces MLYIVSTPIGNLEDITLRALRTLKEVDLIAAEDTRHTGILLHHFEISKQLVSFHSYSDESKLNKIIEVLRQGKNVALVSDAGTPGISDPGYLLIRRAIEEKIPITAIPGASALLPALVTSGLPIDKFVYLGFLPLKKGRKTLLESFKQEERTLVFYESPHRLHKTLSDLQIAGLGDFQLVLARELTKIYETVYRGTVSSLAQSFANQKLKGEMVMMLHQ; encoded by the coding sequence ATGCTTTACATCGTCTCCACCCCCATCGGTAATCTCGAGGACATCACGTTGCGCGCCCTGCGAACGTTGAAAGAAGTCGACCTCATCGCTGCGGAAGACACGCGCCACACCGGGATTCTTTTGCATCATTTTGAAATTTCAAAACAGCTCGTTAGTTTCCATTCTTACAGTGACGAATCCAAACTCAATAAAATCATAGAAGTCCTGCGCCAAGGCAAAAACGTGGCTCTCGTCTCCGATGCCGGAACTCCCGGTATTTCAGACCCAGGCTACTTGCTCATTCGCCGTGCCATTGAAGAAAAAATTCCCATCACCGCCATCCCGGGCGCCAGCGCACTTTTACCCGCACTCGTCACTTCGGGTTTGCCCATCGACAAATTCGTGTACCTTGGTTTTCTTCCTCTAAAAAAAGGCCGAAAAACATTACTCGAAAGTTTTAAGCAAGAAGAACGCACCCTCGTTTTTTACGAATCTCCGCACCGTCTTCACAAAACGCTCTCGGATCTTCAGATCGCGGGTCTCGGCGATTTTCAACTCGTGCTCGCTCGCGAGCTCACCAAAATTTACGAAACCGTTTATCGCGGCACGGTCTCGAGTCTCGCCCAATCCTTTGCCAATCAAAAACTGAAAGGGGAGATGGTGATGATGCTGCACCAATAA
- the leuS gene encoding leucine--tRNA ligase, which yields MTPKTAKHAKPPKKSNATSPARPAFYEARTVEKKWQALWEKKKINDTDLKNDTRKKYYNLVMFPYPSGDKLHIGHWYNFAPADSWGRYMRMHGCNVFEPMGFDAFGLPAENFAIKTGIAPDTSTAKNVITMIRQLKEMGTMYDWSQTVNTSSPDYYRWTQWIFLQMYKRGLAYKKKAPVNWCPGCNTVLANEQVQDGICERCKSEVVQKNLAQWFWKITDYVEKLLDYSGLDWPEKTIAMQQHWIGKKTGINITYKVADTDQTIAVFTTRPDTNFGATFLVVAPDSEFATKNIDLFPNKKDVMAYIKATSKKTELERMSEGRKKTGAFTGLYAINDLTRRKMPIYLGDFVLTSVGTGHVVGVPGHDLRDFEFAQAMGIDVIRVVKGKDGDTSPITKPEQVQEEEGTMVNSGFLDGMDIHAATEKIMDYMEEKGYGKRVKTYRLRDWLISRQRYWGAPIPIVNCEKCGEVAVPEKDLPVVLPRIKNYVPKGKPPLATSDRFMKTRCPQCKGPATREAETMDTFVCSSWYYLRYPCATMKNKPFDPAILKKWGPVDMYIGGPEHACMHLLYARFVNQVLHDAGFVPFKEPFTRLVHQGMVTKDGAKMSKSKGNVVSPDSFVEKYGSDVFRMYLMFMGPFTQGGDWSDKGITGLSRFVQKIWAMVTADSVPVISPALLRQLHLTLKRVTEDIEIFHFNTAISGVMEFLNEAGHEGLDQKSKEIVVKMMAPLAPHLAEELWTQLQGVATTSKKWASVFDQKFPTYDASLTVSSTMDLVIQVNGKVRCVLQVPKDISKEDAFKAAQADESVKRNLEGKTIVKEIFVPGRLVNFVVR from the coding sequence ATGACTCCCAAAACTGCGAAACACGCCAAACCCCCTAAAAAATCAAACGCCACCTCTCCTGCGCGTCCCGCATTTTATGAAGCGCGAACCGTAGAAAAAAAATGGCAAGCCCTCTGGGAAAAGAAAAAAATCAATGACACGGATCTCAAAAACGACACGCGCAAAAAATACTACAATTTGGTGATGTTCCCGTACCCGTCCGGAGACAAACTTCACATCGGGCACTGGTACAACTTCGCGCCTGCGGACTCCTGGGGGCGCTACATGCGCATGCACGGATGCAACGTGTTCGAGCCCATGGGGTTTGATGCGTTCGGATTGCCGGCGGAAAATTTTGCGATCAAAACCGGCATTGCCCCGGACACGAGTACGGCAAAAAATGTGATCACCATGATTCGCCAACTCAAAGAAATGGGCACCATGTACGACTGGTCCCAAACCGTGAATACGAGCTCTCCGGATTATTATCGCTGGACGCAGTGGATTTTTTTACAAATGTACAAACGCGGCTTGGCGTACAAAAAAAAGGCACCGGTGAATTGGTGCCCGGGATGCAACACCGTGCTCGCCAACGAGCAGGTTCAAGATGGGATTTGCGAACGCTGCAAGAGTGAAGTGGTGCAAAAAAATCTCGCGCAATGGTTTTGGAAAATTACGGATTATGTGGAAAAACTTCTCGACTATTCCGGGTTGGATTGGCCGGAAAAAACGATTGCCATGCAACAACATTGGATTGGCAAAAAAACCGGGATCAACATCACGTATAAAGTGGCGGACACGGATCAGACGATCGCGGTTTTCACCACACGGCCGGACACTAATTTTGGGGCCACGTTCTTGGTGGTGGCGCCGGACAGCGAATTCGCGACAAAAAACATCGATCTTTTCCCGAATAAAAAAGACGTGATGGCGTACATCAAAGCCACGAGCAAAAAAACCGAGCTTGAACGCATGTCCGAAGGCCGAAAAAAGACCGGAGCGTTTACCGGATTGTATGCGATCAATGATTTGACGAGGCGAAAAATGCCGATTTATTTGGGCGATTTTGTGCTGACCAGTGTGGGAACCGGGCATGTGGTTGGAGTTCCGGGGCATGATTTGCGCGACTTTGAATTTGCGCAAGCCATGGGCATCGACGTGATTCGCGTGGTGAAAGGCAAGGACGGAGACACCTCCCCCATCACCAAGCCTGAACAAGTGCAGGAAGAAGAAGGCACGATGGTGAACAGCGGATTTTTGGATGGCATGGACATTCATGCGGCCACGGAAAAAATCATGGATTATATGGAGGAAAAAGGCTACGGGAAACGTGTAAAAACCTATCGCCTGCGCGACTGGCTCATCTCTCGCCAACGCTACTGGGGCGCGCCGATTCCAATTGTAAATTGTGAAAAATGCGGCGAAGTGGCGGTGCCGGAAAAAGATTTGCCCGTGGTGTTGCCGCGCATTAAAAACTACGTCCCCAAAGGCAAACCACCCTTGGCCACGAGCGATCGTTTCATGAAAACGCGCTGTCCCCAATGCAAAGGCCCTGCCACCCGCGAAGCCGAAACCATGGACACGTTTGTGTGTTCGAGTTGGTATTATTTACGCTACCCGTGCGCCACGATGAAAAACAAACCGTTCGATCCTGCGATTCTCAAAAAATGGGGACCGGTGGACATGTACATTGGCGGGCCCGAACACGCGTGCATGCATTTGCTCTACGCGCGATTTGTCAATCAAGTTTTACACGATGCGGGATTCGTGCCATTTAAGGAGCCGTTCACACGATTGGTGCACCAAGGCATGGTGACCAAAGATGGCGCCAAAATGTCCAAATCCAAAGGCAATGTGGTGAGTCCGGATTCGTTTGTCGAAAAATACGGAAGCGATGTTTTTCGCATGTACTTGATGTTTATGGGGCCTTTCACTCAAGGCGGAGATTGGAGCGACAAGGGCATCACCGGCCTCTCCCGTTTTGTGCAAAAAATATGGGCCATGGTGACGGCGGATTCGGTGCCCGTGATTTCTCCGGCGCTGTTGCGACAATTGCATTTGACATTAAAGCGCGTGACCGAGGACATTGAAATTTTTCATTTCAACACCGCGATTTCCGGAGTCATGGAATTTCTCAATGAAGCCGGACACGAAGGCCTCGATCAAAAAAGCAAAGAAATCGTGGTAAAAATGATGGCTCCTCTTGCGCCGCATCTTGCCGAAGAATTGTGGACGCAACTTCAAGGGGTGGCGACGACAAGCAAAAAATGGGCCAGTGTTTTTGATCAAAAATTCCCGACCTACGACGCGTCGTTGACGGTTTCCTCCACCATGGACTTGGTGATCCAAGTGAATGGAAAGGTCCGTTGTGTGCTCCAAGTCCCAAAAGACATTTCTAAAGAAGACGCGTTTAAAGCCGCTCAAGCCGACGAAAGCGTGAAGCGAAATCTCGAAGGCAAGACGATCGTGAAAGAAATTTTTGTGCCCGGGAGACTGGTGAATTTTGTGGTGAGATAA
- a CDS encoding cyclic nucleotide-binding domain-containing protein produces the protein MNDLSILPILRNIPLFAELDETIHAEIIKHITMQYFPANYSLFKEGDPGTRLYILKSGSVKIFPEKDSDHPIATLRANDFFGEMALFRDKPRSASAVTVEDCEIFLLEKADFYELVLKNPVMAAKLSEEFLRRIEENQKRKNQ, from the coding sequence ATGAACGACCTTTCCATTTTGCCCATTTTGAGGAATATTCCTCTTTTTGCCGAGCTGGATGAAACCATCCACGCCGAGATCATCAAACACATCACCATGCAATATTTTCCGGCCAATTATTCCTTGTTTAAGGAAGGGGATCCCGGAACGCGTCTTTACATTCTCAAGTCCGGCTCGGTAAAGATTTTTCCCGAAAAAGATTCGGATCACCCCATCGCCACCTTGCGCGCCAATGATTTTTTTGGGGAAATGGCCTTGTTCCGCGATAAACCCCGCAGCGCCTCAGCGGTCACGGTTGAGGATTGCGAGATTTTCCTTCTTGAAAAGGCGGATTTTTACGAACTCGTACTCAAAAACCCGGTCATGGCCGCCAAACTGAGTGAAGAATTCCTCCGCCGAATTGAAGAAAACCAAAAAAGGAAGAATCAATAA